A region of Arabidopsis thaliana chromosome 5, partial sequence DNA encodes the following proteins:
- the CRLK1 gene encoding Protein kinase superfamily protein (Protein kinase superfamily protein; FUNCTIONS IN: protein serine/threonine kinase activity, protein kinase activity, ATP binding; INVOLVED IN: protein amino acid phosphorylation; LOCATED IN: endomembrane system; EXPRESSED IN: 12 plant structures; EXPRESSED DURING: 7 growth stages; CONTAINS InterPro DOMAIN/s: Protein kinase, catalytic domain (InterPro:IPR000719), Serine/threonine-protein kinase domain (InterPro:IPR002290), Serine-threonine/tyrosine-protein kinase (InterPro:IPR001245), Tyrosine-protein kinase, catalytic domain (InterPro:IPR020635), Protein kinase-like domain (InterPro:IPR011009); BEST Arabidopsis thaliana protein match is: Protein kinase superfamily protein (TAIR:AT5G15730.2); Has 39067 Blast hits to 38752 proteins in 1020 species: Archae - 20; Bacteria - 845; Metazoa - 11608; Fungi - 1169; Plants - 22440; Viruses - 100; Other Eukaryotes - 2885 (source: NCBI BLink).) — protein sequence MEGESKGLIVGISLGLVIGVVLAISALFCFRYHRKKSQIVNSGSRRSATIPIRENGADSCNIMSDSTIGPDSPVKSSKNGRSVWLEGFSKRSNVISASGILEYSYRDLQKATCNFTTLIGQGAFGPVYKAQMSTGEIVAVKVLATDSKQGEKEFQTEVMLLGRLHHRNLVNLIGYCAEKGQHMLIYVYMSKGSLASHLYSEKHEPLSWDLRVYIALDVARGLEYLHDGVSCLLKPFTILMHLLNNNFKTHVLINCSRLFLL from the exons ATGGAAGGAGAATCCAAAGGATTAATCGTTGGGATCTCACTAGGTTTGGTGATTGGTGTTGTCTTAGCTATCTCAGCTTTGTTCTGCTTTAGGTATCATAGAAAAAAGTCTCAGATTGTGAATAGTGGATCACGAAGAAGTGCAACCATTCCCATCAGAGAGAATGGAGCTGATTCGTGTAATATAATGTCGGATTCGACCATTGGTCCGGATTCACCTGTGAAATCTTCTAAGAATGGGAGGTCTGTTTGGCTTGAAGGGTTTAGTAAGAGGAGTAATGTCATCTCTGCTTCTGGCATTTTGGAATATTCTTACAG GGATTTGCAGAAAGCGACGTGTAATTTCACGACTTTGATAGGCCAAGGAGCATTTGGACCTGTCTACAAAGCTCAAATGTCTACTGGTGAGATCGTGGCTGTGAAAGTTCTAGCCACTGATTCTAAACAGGGCGAAAAAGAGTTTCAGACAGAG GTTATGTTATTGGGAAGGTTGCATCACCGTAACCTAGTGAACTTGATTGGATACTGTGCAGAGAAAGGCCAACACATgcttatatatgtttacatGAGTAAAGGAAGCTTAGCTTCTCATTTATACA GCGAAAAACATGAACCGCTGAGCTGGGATTTGAGAGTATATATTGCTTTAGACGTGGCACGTGGTCTAGAGTATCTTCATGATGGGGTAAGCTGCTTGCTAAAACCATTCACCATTTTAATGCATCTCTtaaacaacaacttcaaaactcATGTTCTAATCAATTGTTCCAGGCTGTTCCTCCTGTAA
- the CRLK1 gene encoding Protein kinase superfamily protein (Protein kinase superfamily protein; FUNCTIONS IN: protein serine/threonine kinase activity, protein kinase activity, ATP binding; INVOLVED IN: protein amino acid phosphorylation; LOCATED IN: endomembrane system; EXPRESSED IN: 12 plant structures; EXPRESSED DURING: 7 growth stages; CONTAINS InterPro DOMAIN/s: Protein kinase, catalytic domain (InterPro:IPR000719), Serine/threonine-protein kinase-like domain (InterPro:IPR017442), Protein kinase-like domain (InterPro:IPR011009), Serine/threonine-protein kinase, active site (InterPro:IPR008271); BEST Arabidopsis thaliana protein match is: Protein kinase superfamily protein (TAIR:AT5G15730.2); Has 122839 Blast hits to 121076 proteins in 4427 species: Archae - 107; Bacteria - 13574; Metazoa - 46062; Fungi - 10515; Plants - 33930; Viruses - 482; Other Eukaryotes - 18169 (source: NCBI BLink).): MEGESKGLIVGISLGLVIGVVLAISALFCFRYHRKKSQIVNSGSRRSATIPIRENGADSCNIMSDSTIGPDSPVKSSKNGRSVWLEGFSKRSNVISASGILEYSYRDLQKATCNFTTLIGQGAFGPVYKAQMSTGEIVAVKVLATDSKQGEKEFQTEVMLLGRLHHRNLVNLIGYCAEKGQHMLIYVYMSKGSLASHLYSEKHEPLSWDLRVYIALDVARGLEYLHDGAVPPVIHRDIKSSNILLDQSMRARVADFGLSREEMVDKHAANIRGTFGYLDPEYISTRTFTKKSDVYGFGVLLFELIAGRNPQQGLMELVELAAMNAEEKVGWEEIVDSRLDGRYDLQEVNEVAAFAYKCISRAPRKRPNMRDIVQVLTRVIKVRHCRKRQKNSPSPSPRLPPPPPIVEESEGELTANGSLRSEIHRRDNSLDSSIAEDVIL, translated from the exons ATGGAAGGAGAATCCAAAGGATTAATCGTTGGGATCTCACTAGGTTTGGTGATTGGTGTTGTCTTAGCTATCTCAGCTTTGTTCTGCTTTAGGTATCATAGAAAAAAGTCTCAGATTGTGAATAGTGGATCACGAAGAAGTGCAACCATTCCCATCAGAGAGAATGGAGCTGATTCGTGTAATATAATGTCGGATTCGACCATTGGTCCGGATTCACCTGTGAAATCTTCTAAGAATGGGAGGTCTGTTTGGCTTGAAGGGTTTAGTAAGAGGAGTAATGTCATCTCTGCTTCTGGCATTTTGGAATATTCTTACAG GGATTTGCAGAAAGCGACGTGTAATTTCACGACTTTGATAGGCCAAGGAGCATTTGGACCTGTCTACAAAGCTCAAATGTCTACTGGTGAGATCGTGGCTGTGAAAGTTCTAGCCACTGATTCTAAACAGGGCGAAAAAGAGTTTCAGACAGAG GTTATGTTATTGGGAAGGTTGCATCACCGTAACCTAGTGAACTTGATTGGATACTGTGCAGAGAAAGGCCAACACATgcttatatatgtttacatGAGTAAAGGAAGCTTAGCTTCTCATTTATACA GCGAAAAACATGAACCGCTGAGCTGGGATTTGAGAGTATATATTGCTTTAGACGTGGCACGTGGTCTAGAGTATCTTCATGATGGG GCTGTTCCTCCTGTAATCCACAGAGATATCAAATCTTCCAACATCTTGCTGGATCAATCTATGAGAGCTCGG GTTGCTGACTTTGGCCTCTCCAGAGAAGAAATGGTAGACAAACATGCAGCTAACATCAGAGGAACATTTGGCTACCTCGATCCCGAATACATTTCAACAAGAACATTCACCAAGAAAAGCGATGTCTATGGCTTCGGAGTTTTGCTTTTCGAGCTTATAGCAGGAAGAAATCCTCAACAAGGTCTAATGGAATTGGTTGAGCTG GCGGCTATGAATGCAGAGGAAAAAGTCGGATGGGAAGAGATAGTAGATTCAAGATTAGATGGGAGATATGATTTACAAGAAGTGAATGAAGTAGCAGCTTTTGCTTACAAATGCATCTCTCGTGCACCTAGAAAACGTCCTAACATGAGGGACATTGTTCAGGTTTTGACTCGTGTTATTAAAGTGAGACATTGCAGAAAGCGGCAGAAGAATTCTCCGTCGCCGTCTCCACggcttcctcctcctcctccgatAGTGGAGGAGTCAGAAGGTGAGTTAACTGCAAACGGATCATTACGATCAGAAATTCATCGGAGGGATAATTCCTTGGACAGTAGTATAGCTGAAGACGtgattttgtaa
- the RPL24 gene encoding Translation protein SH3-like family protein (Translation protein SH3-like family protein; FUNCTIONS IN: structural constituent of ribosome; INVOLVED IN: translation; LOCATED IN: chloroplast stroma, chloroplast, large ribosomal subunit; EXPRESSED IN: 22 plant structures; EXPRESSED DURING: 13 growth stages; CONTAINS InterPro DOMAIN/s: Translation protein SH3-like (InterPro:IPR008991), KOW (InterPro:IPR005824), Ribosomal protein L24 (InterPro:IPR003256), Ribosomal protein L24/L26, conserved site (InterPro:IPR005825); BEST Arabidopsis thaliana protein match is: KOW domain-containing protein (TAIR:AT5G23535.1); Has 7434 Blast hits to 7434 proteins in 2595 species: Archae - 0; Bacteria - 5337; Metazoa - 128; Fungi - 18; Plants - 114; Viruses - 0; Other Eukaryotes - 1837 (source: NCBI BLink).) produces the protein MATMSALQSSFTSLSLSPSSSFLGQRLISPISLSVTSPVKPAENPCLVLAKLKRWERKECKPNSLPILHKMHVKFGDTVKVISGRDKGKIGEVTKIFTHNSTIVIKDVNLKTKHMKSREEGEPGQIVKIEAPIHSSNVMLYSKEKDVVSRVGHKVLEDGQKVRYLIKTGELIDTIEKWKLLKEAKDKETTQVAVTSAS, from the exons ATGGCAACCATGTCTGCTCTTCAGAGCTCttttacttctctttctctatctcccAGCTCTTCCTTCCTCGGCCAGCGTTTAATTTCCCCGATTTCCCTCTCCGTCACTTCTCCG GTCAAGCCCGCTGAGAACCCATGTCTTGTTCTTGCAAAG CTCAAGCGTTGGGAACGAAAAGAATGCAAACCAAACAGTCTTCCGATTCTCCACAAAATGCATGTCAAGTTTGGAGATACAGTCAAAGTAATATCTGGACGCGACAAGGGTAAAATCGGAGAGGTTACTAAGATTTTCACTCACAACAGTACCATTGTGATCAAAGATGTGAAcctcaaaacaaaacacatgaaGAGCCGAGAAGAGGGAGAGCCTGGTCAAATTGTCAAG ATAGAAGCACCTATCCACAGCTCAAATGTGATGTtgtattcaaaagaaaaagacgtAGTAAGCCGGGTGGGTCACAAGGTACTTGAAGATGGACAGAAGGTAAGATATCTGATCAAAACAGGGGAACTCATCGACACCATTGAGAAGTGGAAGCTACTTAAGGAGGCTAAGGATAAGGAAACCACCCAAGTTGCAGTTACCTCCGCATCTTAG
- the RPL24 gene encoding Translation protein SH3-like family protein (Translation protein SH3-like family protein; FUNCTIONS IN: structural constituent of ribosome; INVOLVED IN: translation; LOCATED IN: chloroplast, large ribosomal subunit; EXPRESSED IN: 22 plant structures; EXPRESSED DURING: 13 growth stages; CONTAINS InterPro DOMAIN/s: Translation protein SH3-like (InterPro:IPR008991), Ribosomal protein L24/L26, conserved site (InterPro:IPR005825), KOW (InterPro:IPR005824), Ribosomal protein L24 (InterPro:IPR003256); Has 5683 Blast hits to 5683 proteins in 2214 species: Archae - 0; Bacteria - 4676; Metazoa - 35; Fungi - 0; Plants - 102; Viruses - 0; Other Eukaryotes - 870 (source: NCBI BLink).): MATMSALQSSFTSLSLSPSSSFLGQRLISPISLSVTSPVKPAENPCLVLAKLKRWERKECKPNSLPILHKMHVKFGDTVKVISGRDKGKIGEVTKIFTHNSTIPGQIVKIEAPIHSSNVMLYSKEKDVVSRVGHKVLEDGQKVRYLIKTGELIDTIEKWKLLKEAKDKETTQVAVTSAS, translated from the exons ATGGCAACCATGTCTGCTCTTCAGAGCTCttttacttctctttctctatctcccAGCTCTTCCTTCCTCGGCCAGCGTTTAATTTCCCCGATTTCCCTCTCCGTCACTTCTCCG GTCAAGCCCGCTGAGAACCCATGTCTTGTTCTTGCAAAG CTCAAGCGTTGGGAACGAAAAGAATGCAAACCAAACAGTCTTCCGATTCTCCACAAAATGCATGTCAAGTTTGGAGATACAGTCAAAGTAATATCTGGACGCGACAAGGGTAAAATCGGAGAGGTTACTAAGATTTTCACTCACAACAGTACCATT CCTGGTCAAATTGTCAAG ATAGAAGCACCTATCCACAGCTCAAATGTGATGTtgtattcaaaagaaaaagacgtAGTAAGCCGGGTGGGTCACAAGGTACTTGAAGATGGACAGAAGGTAAGATATCTGATCAAAACAGGGGAACTCATCGACACCATTGAGAAGTGGAAGCTACTTAAGGAGGCTAAGGATAAGGAAACCACCCAAGTTGCAGTTACCTCCGCATCTTAG
- the ANK gene encoding ankyrin (ankyrin (ANK); CONTAINS InterPro DOMAIN/s: Ankyrin repeat-containing domain (InterPro:IPR020683), Ankyrin repeat (InterPro:IPR002110); BEST Arabidopsis thaliana protein match is: Ankyrin repeat family protein (TAIR:AT5G54620.1); Has 16763 Blast hits to 8871 proteins in 442 species: Archae - 14; Bacteria - 1401; Metazoa - 8955; Fungi - 670; Plants - 1865; Viruses - 65; Other Eukaryotes - 3793 (source: NCBI BLink).) has product MDSKLLLVTQSGSVDDLYSLIQAAPDILQKVDVLPIIHTPLHEASSAGKLDLAMELMILKPSFAKKLNEYGLSPLHLAVENDQVELALELVKVDPSLVRIRGRGGMTPLHLVAKKGDVDLLTDFLLACPESIKDVNVNGETILHITIMNDKYEQLKVLTGWMQKMRDSDDVFIDVLNRRDRGGNTVLHLAAYENNDKVVKQLVKCLSLDRNIQNKSGMTALDVLRARGSHMNKEIEEIIQMSGGKTGGSLSGIQEWYIFLREPVTFKEHCKTRIARYRSRISDGSRNALLVIAALIISATFQTAAQLLDKEKLDKVKKNGMRFSEFQLWGCNTVAFSIAILFSFILLPVGRAYEWWYFIITVPLVFSYFLLMYMMHGLSFFFLIIYEGGLFLVYLLVLYVKWKRCTQMKVRKPKSDLISDNFKNMV; this is encoded by the exons ATGGATTCAAAATTGCTTTTGGTTACTCAATCGGGTAGTGTTGATGATTTATATTCTCTTATTCAAGCGGCTCCCGATATTCTTCAAAAAGTTGACGTTTTACCTATCATCCACACACCTCTCCATGAAGCGTCATCTGCTGGGAAGTTAGATTTGGCAATGGAACTGATGATTCTAAAGCCATCTTTTGCCAAAAAACTTAACGAGTATGGGTTAAGTCCGTTGCATCTCGCTGTCGAAAACGACCAGGTTGAGTTAGCACTAGAGCTAGTCAAGGTTGATCCCAGTCTTGTTCGTATTCGTGGTAGAGGAG GTATGACACCATTGCATCTTGTGGCAAAGAAAGGTGACGTAGACCTTCTTACAGATTTTCTCCTAGCATGTCCTGAAAGCATTAAAGATGTGAATGTAAATGGAGAAACGATTTTACACATCACGATTATGAACGATAAATACGAGCAGCTCAAAGTTCTCACAGGGTGGATGCAGAAAATGCGCGATAGTGATGATGTGTTCATCGACGTCCTAAACAGACGTGATCGTGGAGGCAACACGGTTTTGCACCTAGCTGCATACGAGAACAATGACAAG GTAGTAAAACAGCTGGTAAAATGCCTGTCACTGGACCGGAACATCCAGAACAAAAGTGGCATGACGGCCCTTGATGTCTTACGAGCCAGAGGATCTCACATGAACAAAGAAATAGAGGAAATCATACAAATGTCCGGTGGTAAGACCGGAGGCTCTCTATCCGGAATTCAGGAATGGTATATCTTCCTGAGGGAACCGGTCACTTTCAAGGAACATTGCAAGACGCGAATTGCACGTTACAGGAGTCGCATATCAGACGGATCACGTAACGCTCTTCTAGTAATAGCAGCTTTGATAATCTCAGCCACTTTTCAGACTGCAGCCCAACTGCtagacaaagaaaaactagataaagttaaaaagaatGGTATGAGGTTTTCGGAATTCCAACTATGGGGATGCAATACGGTAGCGTTTTCCATAGCTATcctattttcatttattctcTTACCAGTTGGCAGAGCATATGAGTGGTGGTATTTCATTATTACGGTGCCCCTCGTCTTCTCTTATTTCCTTTTGATGTACATGATGCATGGtctctcattcttcttcctcatcatatATGAAGGGGGCTTATTCCTCGTGTATCTACTGGTATTATATGTAAAGTGGAAACGGTGTACGCAGATGAAGGTACGCAAACCCAAAAGCGACCTGATTTCTGACAACTTCAAGAACATGGTTTAA
- a CDS encoding Ankyrin repeat family protein (Ankyrin repeat family protein; CONTAINS InterPro DOMAIN/s: Ankyrin repeat-containing domain (InterPro:IPR020683), Ankyrin repeat (InterPro:IPR002110); BEST Arabidopsis thaliana protein match is: ankyrin (TAIR:AT5G54610.1); Has 1807 Blast hits to 1807 proteins in 277 species: Archae - 0; Bacteria - 0; Metazoa - 736; Fungi - 347; Plants - 385; Viruses - 0; Other Eukaryotes - 339 (source: NCBI BLink).), producing the protein MDRRLLWVTDSGNVDALYALIHKDPYILQNIDVLPFVHTPLHEASSTGKTDLAMELMVLKPTFAKKLNSDGVSPLHLAVENHQVQLALELVKINPDLVLVAGRKGMTPLHLVVKKGDANLLTEFLLACPESIKDTNVNGETALHIAVMNDRYEELKVLTGWIHRLHKSDAASTEIHVLNKRDRDGNTILHLAAYKNNHKVVKELLKCISLNRDIQNKGGMTALDILRTNGSHMNIKTEKIIRHSGGKSGVSLSKVKTASVFLRSPITFVEYCSTTMTRYKNRMSDGTRNALLVITALIITATYQTAVQPQDKDEIYYTGNIMINVLFVWGFNTIAFCLAIALTFILLPVGKAYNWWYIFISVPLVCSYALSMFLKYIQFPILCMPLYLMMAFILGFLIYVFVLYVGWKRAKQEKVPEPKSELTFEGFTSMT; encoded by the exons ATGGATCGAAGGTTACTTTGGGTTACTGATTCGGGTAACGTTGATGCTTTATATGCTCTAATTCACAAGGATccatatattttacaaaacattGATGTTTTACCTTTCGTCCACACACCTCTCCATGAAGCTTCATCAACCGGAAAGACAGATTTGGCGATGGAACTGATGGTTTTAAAACCAACTTTTGCCAAAAAACTAAACTCGGATGGGGTTAGTCCTTTGCATCTCGCTGTCGAAAACCACCAAGTTCAGTTAGCACTAGAACTAGTCAAGATTAATCCTGATCTCGTTCTTGTTGCTGGGAGAAAAG GCATGACACCACTACATCTTGTAGTAAAAAAGGGCGATGCCAACCTTCTTACTGAGTTCTTACTGGCTTGTCCTGAGAGCATCAAAGACACGAACGTGAATGGCGAGACTGCTCTACATATTGCGGTGATGAATGATAGATACGAAGAGCTCAAAGTGCTCACAGGATGGATACATAGATTGCACAAAAGCGATGCTGCATCTACTGAGATTCATGTCTTGAACAAACGTGATCGTGATGGCAACACGATCTTGCATCTTGCGGCTTATAAGAATAATCATAAG GTAGTCAAAGAACTATTAAAATGCATATCGCTGAACCGGGACATCCAAAACAAAGGTGGTATGACAGCCCTTGATATTTTACGTACTAATGGATCTCACATgaacataaaaacagagaaaataattCGACACTCAGGGGGTAAGAGCGGGGTTTCTCTATCAAAAGTTAAGACCGCATCTGTCTTCTTGAGATCGCCCATAACTTTTGTAGAATATTGCTCCACGACAATGACTCGCTATAAGAACCGCATGTCCGACGGAACACGAAATGCCCTTCTAGTAATAACAGCTCTGATTATCACAGCTACATATCAAACTGCCGTCCAACCGCAAGATAAAGATGAAATATATTACACGGGAAATATCATGATAAATGTGTTGTTTGTGTGGGGATTCAATACTATAGCATTTTGCTTGGCTATTGCCTTGACATTTATACTCTTACCTGTTGGTAAAGCATATAATTGGTGGTACATCTTTATTTCGGTGCCTCTCGTTTGTTCTTACGCACTTTCCATGTTTCTCAAGTATATACAATTCCCGATATTATGTATGCCTTTATACTTGATGATGGCATTTATACTCGGATTTCTAATCTATGTATTTGTACTATACGTGGGATGGAAGAGGGCTAAGCAGGAGAAGGTACCAGAACCAAAAAGTGAGCTGACTTTTGAAGGCTTCACGTCTATGACCTAA
- a CDS encoding zinc finger protein-like protein (zinc finger protein-related; FUNCTIONS IN: sequence-specific DNA binding transcription factor activity; INVOLVED IN: regulation of transcription; LOCATED IN: intracellular; EXPRESSED IN: 21 plant structures; EXPRESSED DURING: 13 growth stages; CONTAINS InterPro DOMAIN/s: Zinc finger, C2H2-like (InterPro:IPR015880), Zinc finger, C2H2-type (InterPro:IPR007087); BEST Arabidopsis thaliana protein match is: zinc finger (C2H2 type) family protein (TAIR:AT4G27240.1); Has 1807 Blast hits to 1807 proteins in 277 species: Archae - 0; Bacteria - 0; Metazoa - 736; Fungi - 347; Plants - 385; Viruses - 0; Other Eukaryotes - 339 (source: NCBI BLink).) — translation MEDSSKKSQKKKKNKSKNNIPTVWFSLKKSLHCKSEPSDVHDPISTTKQQQHLSTISTKKISGISSGGAAVCGGGLSGCSRSIANLKDVIHGSKRHFEKPPISSPRSIGSNEFLNPITHEVILSNSTCELKITGVGDMASPVGAADSGGGGGGGNGRSTTYVGMLRPGTPMHYLNHSASYRSQTRKGSFALSERDRGGGGGGEGLGFHTNRRVSLEMNRESTINGGNNSSVSCHKCGEQFNKLEAAEAHHLSKHAVTELVEGDSSRKIVEIICRTSWLKSENQCGRIDRVLKVHNMQKTLARFEEYRETVKIRASKLQKKHPRCLADGNELLRFHGTTVACGLGINGSTSVCTAEKCCVCRIIRNGFSSKREKNNGVGVFTASTSGRAFESILVNGGDESGDVDRTVRKVLIVCRVIAGRVHRPVENVEEMNGLMSGFDSLAGKVGLYTNVEELYLLNPKALLPCFVVICKP, via the exons ATGGAAGATTCAAGCAAAAAaagccaaaagaagaagaagaacaaaagcaagAACAACATCCCAACTGTTTGGTTCTCACTCAAGAAATCCCTCCACTGTAAATCCGAACCATCTGATGTCCACGACCCAATATCCACCACTAAACAGCAACAACACCTCTCCACAATCTCCACCAAGAAAATCTCCGGCATATCATCCGGCGGAGCCGCCGTATGCGGTGGTGGTTTATCAGGATGTTCAAGATCAATAGCAAATCTCAAAGACGTAATCCATGGAAGCAAAAGACATTTCGAGAAACCACCAATAAGTAGTCCTCGTTCTATTGGAAGCAATGAGTTTCTAAATCCTATAACTCATGAAGTTATTCTTAGTAACTCAACTTGTGAGCTTAAGATCACTGGTGTCGGAGACATGGCTTCACCTGTCGGAGCAGCGGATTCCGGCGGAGGTGGCGGTGGAGGAAATGGTCGGTCTACGACTTATGTAGGGATGCTTAGACCAGGAACACCGATGCATTATCTTAACCATTCAGCTTCTTACAGGAGCCAAACAAGAAAGGGTTCGTTTGCTTTGTCGGAGAGAGatcgaggaggaggaggaggaggagaagggttagggtttcataCAAACAGAAGGGTTTCATTGGAGATGAACAGAGAATCCACCATTAATGGAGGCAacaattcctctgtttcttgtcATAAATGTGGTGAACAGTTCAATAAGCTTGAAGCTGCTGAAGCTCATCATCTCTCTAAACATGCCG TAACGGAGCTTGTAGAAGGAGATTCATCAAGAAAAATAGTGGAGATAATCTGCAGAACAAGCTGGTTAAAGTCAGAGAACCAATGTGGAAGAATCGATAGAGTTTTAAAAGTACACAACATGCAGAAGACATTAGCTAGATTCGAGGAATACAGAGAAACAGTTAAAATCAGAGCAAGCAAACTTCAGAAGAAGCATCCAAGATGTCTCGCAGACGGTAACGAGCTACTTAGGTTCCACGGAACCACCGTGGCTTGTGGTTTAGGTATAAACGGGTCAACAAGTGTTTGCACGGCGGAGAAATGTTGTGTCTGTCGGATTATACGAAACGGGTTCTCGTCGAAACGGGAGAAGAATAATGGGGTTGGTGTTTTCACGGCGTCTACTAGTGGAAGAGCGTTCGAGTCGATTTTGGTTAACGGTGGAGATGAGAGTGGAGATGTTGATCGGACGGTGAGGAAAGTGTTGATTGTGTGTAGGGTTATCGCCGGAAGAGTTCATCGGCCGGTGGAGAATGTGGAGGAGATGAATGGGTTGATGAGTGGGTTTGATTCTTTGGCTGGCAAAGTTGGTTTGTATACAAATGTGGAGGAGCTTTATTTGCTTAATCCTAAAGCTTTGCTTCCTTGCTTTGTGGTCATTTGCAAGCCCTAA